From Hydra vulgaris chromosome 15, alternate assembly HydraT2T_AEP, one genomic window encodes:
- the LOC136072100 gene encoding serine protease 55-like, whose product MTNMRRKHVIRILVITSILTSAQLNVIFRTPVKSYPLESANCNFETECPAYKNDELATFNWIKGNLTTPSPYTGPEGDNTPGMNGLGNYLYIESSKRLNGDIARFKTHLIDNDIQDKKICVEFFYHMRGHTMGELAVLVDEIDREVVMFQLIGKQSTQGWNHGRFAMDTPSHPFKIIFQGKTSFSFYGDIAIDDIHLYSFSGKGCYSWPINSLPLPSQPPPPVPNNGPEDSSTCGKSKLNQNPDSKTFKSTNLARVVGGTKSTIGEWPWMAMILIKKFDGPFEPSCGGVLLGLDWIITAAHCVADVANKNDILVRLGVLERSKKLKQTQEFSISDVYVHPQYKTEKEYNNDVAMIKLKKPAMVNHFVESICILNNHKFSHGDQCFIAGWGKVWNDGIKPAPFSEILRHGMVTIRKTSECNDIYGERLTENMICAGDESGVPDTCLGDSGGPLMCQEDGQWILTGITSWGPEIGCGQSNMYGVYTNVKTVQNWIKSVIKYPDMHETLHLVN is encoded by the exons ATGACGAACATGAGAAGAAAACATGTGATTAGAATCCTGGTAATTACAAGTATATTGACGTCAGCACAACTTAATG ttatttttcgAACTCCGGTTAAATCATATCCGCTTGAATCTGCAAATTGCAATTTTGAGACAGAATGTCCTGCATACAAAAATGATGAATTGGCAACTTTTAATTGGATTAAGGGAAATTTGACAACACCATCGCCATACACTGGTCCAGAGGGGGACAACACTCCAGGAATGAATGGTCTAg gaaacTATCTATACATTGAGAGTTCAAAACGGTTGAACGGAGATATAGCACGttttaaaacacatttgatAGACAATGATattcaagataaaaaaatatgtgttgaatttttttatcatatgcGGGGTCACACAATGGGAGAACTAGCAGTACTTGTTGACGAAATTGATCGAGAAGTTGTTATGTTTCAACTTATTGGCAAGCAAAGTACCCAGGGTTGGAACCACGGACGGTTTGCAATGGACACGCCTTCACATCCTTTTAAG aTTATATTCCAAGGCAAAACATCGTTTAGCTTTTATGGTGACATAGCAATTGATGATATTCATTTATATTCTTTCAGCGGAAAAGGATGTTACTCTTGGCCTATAAATTCACTTCCACTACCGAGCCAACCTCCTCCACCAGTACCAAACAATGGGCCAG aagatTCATCGACTTGCGGTAAGAGTAAGCTTAATCAGAATCCTGAtagcaaaacttttaaatcaacaaaCCTTGCTCGAGTAGTTGGTGGGACTAAATCTACTATCGGGGAATGGCCGTGGATGgcaatgattttaataaaaaaatttgacggaCCTTTTGAACCATCTTGTGGAGGAGTACTTCTCGGTTTGGATTGGATTATTACTGCTGCTCATTGCGTTGCAGATGTTGCAAACAAAAATGATATTCTCGTTCGGCTCGGTGTTCTGGAACGGAGTAAAAAGCTAAAGCAAACTCAAGAATTCTCTATTAGCGATGTTTATGTCCATCCTCAGTACAAAACTGAGAAGGAATATAACAATGATGTTGCTAtgataaaactgaaaaaaccaGCGATGGTGAACCACTTTGTTGAATCTATCTGTATTCTGAACAACCACAAATTTTCACATGGAGATCAATGTTTTATTGCAg GTTGGGGAAAAGTGTGGAATGACGGCATCAAACCAGCCCCATTTAGTGAGATCTTGCGCCATGGCATGGTTACAATTCGAAAAACTTCTGAATGTAATGATATATACGGGGAAAGACTAACAGAAAATATGATATGCGCTGGAGATGAATCTGGAGTTCCAGATACTTGCTTGGGTGATAGTGGTGGTCCATTGATGTGTCAAGAAGATGGGcaatg GATACTTACCGGCATAACAAGTTGGGGACCAGAAATTGGTTGTGGTCAGAGTAACATGTATGGTGTCTACACTAACGTAAAAACTGTTCAAAACTGGATTAAGTCGGTTATAAAATATCCTGACATGCACGAAACTCTGCATTTAGTCAACTAG